The following proteins are co-located in the Mesorhizobium sp. M1E.F.Ca.ET.045.02.1.1 genome:
- a CDS encoding GNAT family N-acetyltransferase yields MQIEIDEVIAITPAVAESFAELVRQLSSSARMPSKGELEEIVASPATIVLAARASEKIVGMLTLVVFRIPTGVRGIIEDVVVDEAYRGQGIAEALTREALARSGAAGAKTVDLTSRPSREAANRLYQRLGFQKRDSNVYRFSLGKGGSNGAY; encoded by the coding sequence TTGCAGATTGAGATAGACGAAGTAATTGCGATCACGCCGGCGGTCGCTGAGTCGTTCGCAGAACTGGTGAGGCAGCTGTCATCATCAGCCAGGATGCCTAGCAAGGGTGAACTTGAAGAGATTGTGGCTTCTCCGGCCACCATCGTCTTGGCCGCACGCGCCTCCGAGAAGATTGTCGGTATGCTCACTCTTGTGGTCTTCCGCATTCCCACAGGGGTGCGCGGAATCATCGAGGACGTAGTCGTTGACGAGGCTTATCGCGGACAAGGAATTGCCGAAGCCCTCACTCGCGAGGCGCTCGCTCGGTCAGGAGCCGCGGGAGCGAAGACCGTCGATCTGACTTCCCGCCCATCCAGAGAGGCTGCAAACCGGCTTTACCAAAGGCTTGGATTTCAGAAACGCGACAGCAATGTATACCGCTTCTCGCTCGGAAAGGGGGGCAGTAATGGTGCGTACTAA
- the panC gene encoding pantoate--beta-alanine ligase, which produces MSTAIVRIVSELRSIVAAWRREGLRIAVVPTMGALHAGHLSLVRAALAKADRVIVTLFVNPTQFNNAADLAAYPRTEHDDAAKLASVGTHILYAPNAADMYPPGFATTVSVGGVSDGLCGTFRPGHFDGVATVVTKLLLQTGADLAFFGEKDFQQLHVVRQLIRDLDIPIEIIAGPTVREADGLAMSSRNARLTLADRNKAPRLAEVLIQTARQLSLGESVPRTLSVGREAILAAGFSKVEYLELRADSNLAPMLTLDRPARLLVAAWLGETRLIDNVEVALPRAEALHQAAA; this is translated from the coding sequence ATGAGCACCGCGATCGTCCGCATCGTCTCCGAACTGCGCAGCATCGTTGCCGCCTGGCGCCGCGAGGGCCTAAGGATTGCCGTTGTGCCCACCATGGGCGCCCTGCATGCAGGGCATCTCAGCCTCGTGCGGGCAGCACTTGCCAAGGCTGATCGCGTGATCGTGACGCTGTTCGTCAACCCGACGCAATTTAACAATGCCGCTGATCTGGCCGCCTATCCGCGCACGGAACATGATGACGCGGCGAAGCTCGCATCTGTCGGCACTCATATCCTTTATGCTCCCAATGCCGCCGACATGTATCCGCCAGGCTTCGCGACCACCGTTTCGGTCGGCGGTGTCAGCGACGGGCTTTGCGGCACGTTTCGGCCCGGCCACTTCGATGGCGTGGCGACGGTGGTCACGAAGCTGCTTCTGCAGACTGGGGCCGACCTGGCGTTTTTCGGCGAGAAGGATTTTCAGCAGCTCCACGTCGTGCGCCAGCTTATCCGTGACCTCGATATCCCAATCGAGATCATCGCTGGTCCGACGGTGCGCGAAGCCGATGGCCTGGCGATGTCGTCGCGCAACGCGCGGCTCACTTTGGCTGATCGCAACAAGGCGCCTCGGTTGGCTGAAGTCCTGATCCAAACCGCCAGGCAGCTGAGTTTAGGAGAATCTGTACCTCGCACGCTGAGTGTCGGGCGCGAGGCGATCCTCGCCGCCGGTTTCTCGAAGGTCGAGTATCTCGAACTGCGCGCGGATAGTAATCTTGCCCCAATGCTCACATTAGATCGACCAGCGCGGCTGCTCGTCGCCGCTTGGCTCGGGGAAACGAGGCTAATCGACAATGTCGAGGTGGCGTTGCCGCGCGCTGAAGCGTTGCATCAAGCCGCTGCCTGA
- a CDS encoding zincin-like metallopeptidase domain-containing protein → MSDTNETPRQDVYSRITNQIIEALEQGVKPWTQPWSAAHAAGHVSRPLRHNGKPYAGINVLTLWASAMTGHYAAPIWMTFKQAIELGGRVRKGEKGSPVVYADTLRRTETDEATGDEAERFIPFLKAYTVFNVEQVDDLPAHFYARAENVRNPDERIAHAEAFFAATRADIRHGGDRAFYSPALDFIQMPPFETFRDAQAYYATISHESTHWTRHATRLDRDLGGKRFGDDGYSREELVAELGAAFLCADLGLRLEDRDDHAAYIGHWLSVLKGDKRAIFAAAAHAQRAADYLSRFSASEAAAA, encoded by the coding sequence ATGTCGGATACCAACGAAACCCCGCGGCAGGACGTCTACAGCCGCATCACCAACCAGATCATCGAAGCCCTCGAGCAGGGCGTAAAACCCTGGACGCAGCCTTGGAGTGCCGCCCATGCCGCCGGCCACGTCTCCCGGCCGCTTCGCCACAACGGCAAGCCCTATGCCGGCATCAACGTCCTGACGCTCTGGGCGTCCGCGATGACCGGGCACTATGCCGCGCCGATCTGGATGACCTTCAAGCAGGCCATCGAGCTGGGCGGTCGGGTCCGCAAGGGCGAAAAGGGCTCTCCCGTCGTGTATGCCGACACCCTGCGGCGCACCGAGACCGACGAGGCCACCGGCGATGAGGCCGAGCGCTTCATCCCGTTCCTGAAGGCCTACACGGTCTTCAATGTCGAGCAGGTCGACGATCTGCCGGCTCACTTCTATGCCCGCGCCGAAAATGTCCGCAACCCGGATGAGCGAATTGCCCATGCCGAAGCCTTCTTCGCCGCGACGCGCGCGGACATCCGTCACGGCGGCGACCGCGCCTTCTACAGCCCGGCTCTCGACTTTATCCAAATGCCCCCCTTCGAGACCTTCCGGGATGCACAGGCGTACTATGCAACAATTTCCCACGAGTCGACACATTGGACCCGGCACGCCACGCGCCTTGACCGTGATCTCGGCGGCAAGCGGTTCGGAGACGACGGCTATTCCCGCGAGGAGCTTGTTGCCGAGTTGGGCGCCGCGTTCCTTTGCGCCGACCTGGGGCTGCGGCTCGAGGATCGCGACGACCACGCCGCCTATATCGGGCACTGGCTGTCCGTGCTGAAGGGGGACAAGCGGGCGATCTTCGCCGCCGCGGCACACGCGCAACGCGCCGCAGACTATCTGTCGCGTTTCAGCGCCTCCGAAGCAGCCGCCGCGTGA
- a CDS encoding DUF4403 family protein, with amino-acid sequence MTALTGPDTKLRVAHFAAAARRFVPVLLILLSVSGCEKNLFQAPPHGGTADVPPAPVTDSVLTLVAQIPYETLVQAAQSKIPQSVPVQGDGQIGCVGIPHINPGHVGHHTECRWIGVRVCAEVPDLTAPSIGTTNQCADYHWHADIKTDGPLVVAQAGNGVHVEQPLFVSGQAGVGGDLAKLLSLSGKNFEARLVPGLDLQLDMNDKWCPVLAGTPTGRWVSSASVEVVGKNCLGFDFGNLGHPQVCAGPINLGLADVLNGQVNDHRSKIQDAIAKALPCEALRSKVEAQWHAISIKIDRADSTPVYLNIVPTAASFSGLVGEAQGMKMTVRVAAKTSLAAEPVATQSQPLPPLGKTSADRSQADITLQATTPYELLSAELSKNLKGRDFQQQTPAGTVDVKIDDVDLYPSAGSVVVGLKVKAKLPGKFLNTTGWVYLSGLPRVEKTGTAISISELHFATVLDNAFWKAAQSLFETQILADLEAHSKVDLNKQINDASDEILKAVHNTNVPGLKISADTPSIELLDITVGPKNLIARARLKMNFDMALSGQ; translated from the coding sequence ATGACAGCGCTTACCGGACCGGACACGAAGTTGCGTGTCGCTCACTTTGCCGCCGCCGCTCGCCGGTTCGTTCCGGTCCTTCTCATCTTGCTTAGCGTTTCGGGCTGCGAAAAAAATCTGTTCCAGGCGCCACCCCATGGTGGCACTGCCGATGTGCCGCCAGCACCCGTGACAGACAGCGTTCTCACGCTGGTGGCGCAAATCCCGTATGAGACGCTAGTGCAAGCAGCGCAATCGAAGATACCGCAATCCGTTCCAGTGCAGGGAGATGGTCAAATCGGATGTGTCGGTATTCCGCATATTAATCCCGGACACGTAGGACACCATACTGAGTGCCGTTGGATCGGTGTCCGTGTTTGCGCTGAAGTGCCTGACCTTACCGCGCCGAGCATTGGCACTACGAACCAATGCGCCGACTATCATTGGCACGCTGATATCAAAACCGATGGCCCTCTTGTCGTGGCCCAGGCGGGCAATGGCGTTCACGTCGAACAGCCGCTGTTTGTCAGCGGTCAGGCCGGCGTCGGCGGCGACCTCGCCAAACTGCTTTCGCTTTCCGGGAAGAACTTCGAGGCTCGGCTGGTCCCCGGCCTCGATCTGCAGCTCGATATGAACGATAAGTGGTGCCCCGTGCTCGCGGGAACCCCAACCGGCAGATGGGTGAGCAGTGCTTCGGTAGAGGTAGTGGGCAAAAACTGCCTCGGCTTTGATTTTGGAAACCTGGGGCACCCCCAAGTCTGCGCAGGGCCGATCAATCTGGGACTGGCCGACGTGTTGAACGGCCAGGTCAATGACCACCGTTCCAAGATACAGGATGCCATCGCCAAAGCTCTGCCCTGTGAGGCACTTCGGTCAAAGGTTGAGGCCCAGTGGCACGCCATTTCGATCAAGATCGACCGAGCGGACAGCACGCCGGTCTATCTCAACATCGTCCCCACAGCGGCGAGCTTTTCGGGCCTGGTCGGTGAAGCGCAAGGCATGAAGATGACCGTGCGTGTCGCGGCAAAGACCAGTCTTGCCGCAGAACCAGTTGCCACGCAGTCCCAGCCTCTGCCGCCATTGGGTAAAACATCAGCCGATCGAAGTCAGGCCGATATCACCCTGCAAGCAACTACACCGTATGAATTGCTGTCGGCCGAGCTGTCAAAGAACCTTAAGGGTCGCGATTTCCAGCAGCAGACGCCCGCAGGCACCGTCGATGTCAAGATCGACGATGTTGATCTCTATCCTAGCGCTGGCTCCGTCGTGGTGGGCTTGAAGGTCAAGGCAAAGCTGCCGGGCAAGTTCCTGAATACGACTGGCTGGGTTTACCTCTCAGGGCTACCCCGCGTCGAGAAAACTGGAACAGCGATCTCGATCAGTGAATTGCATTTCGCGACGGTCCTGGACAACGCCTTCTGGAAGGCAGCTCAATCCCTATTCGAAACCCAGATCCTGGCAGATTTAGAGGCTCATTCGAAAGTCGATCTCAACAAGCAGATCAACGACGCGTCCGATGAGATTTTGAAGGCCGTTCACAATACCAACGTTCCGGGATTGAAGATTTCCGCTGACACTCCTTCGATTGAACTTCTCGACATCACTGTGGGGCCGAAAAATCTGATTGCCCGTGCCCGACTCAAAATGAATTTCGATATGGCGCTATCGGGTCAGTAG
- a CDS encoding DUF3892 domain-containing protein has product MSRQIQCIIKHPTHEDRHRRIQYIGGVDGGVRWKVPEEEAIANVKRDPSAYFVSEGEKTVWVTVKQHNGRDYLKTQTDRFLPDNLLSLPECP; this is encoded by the coding sequence GTGAGCCGACAAATCCAGTGCATTATCAAACATCCAACTCATGAAGATCGACACCGCCGCATCCAATACATTGGTGGCGTCGATGGCGGTGTCCGATGGAAAGTGCCTGAGGAAGAGGCTATCGCTAACGTGAAGCGCGATCCCAGCGCATACTTCGTATCCGAGGGTGAGAAAACTGTATGGGTTACCGTCAAGCAGCACAATGGCAGGGATTATCTGAAAACGCAGACGGATCGTTTTTTGCCTGACAATCTTCTGAGCCTTCCGGAATGCCCTTAG
- a CDS encoding MIP/aquaporin family protein, which yields MTTFDLRRRFAAEALGTGLLVATVVGSGIMAETLTPDMGLALLGNTLATGAMLVVLITILGPVSGAHFNPAVSLVFCLNRTLPARDLPAYLLAQLVGGVAGSLAAHLMFALPVLEVATKLRAGPAQWFSEAVATFGLVAVILAGLRFEQKAVPWLVGLYITAAYWFTASTSFANPAVAVARSLTNTFSGIRPVDVPGFVVAELFGALIGLALMGWLLRPETVQQSSH from the coding sequence ATGACAACCTTCGATCTTCGCCGTCGGTTTGCCGCCGAAGCCTTAGGCACGGGCCTCCTGGTCGCAACGGTCGTCGGCTCCGGCATTATGGCCGAGACGCTGACGCCTGATATGGGGCTGGCGCTGCTCGGCAACACGCTGGCGACCGGCGCCATGCTGGTGGTGTTGATTACCATCCTCGGGCCGGTCTCCGGCGCGCATTTCAATCCCGCTGTCTCGCTGGTGTTCTGCCTCAACCGGACGCTGCCGGCCCGCGATCTTCCGGCCTATCTGCTGGCGCAACTCGTCGGCGGTGTCGCCGGCTCGCTTGCGGCGCATCTCATGTTCGCCCTGCCGGTTCTGGAGGTCGCGACGAAGCTCCGTGCAGGCCCCGCGCAATGGTTCTCCGAAGCTGTAGCGACATTCGGGCTTGTCGCCGTCATTCTCGCCGGCCTTCGGTTCGAGCAAAAGGCCGTGCCGTGGCTGGTCGGCCTCTACATCACCGCCGCCTATTGGTTCACCGCCTCCACGTCCTTCGCCAATCCGGCCGTCGCGGTGGCGCGCTCGCTCACCAACACCTTTTCCGGCATCAGACCGGTCGATGTGCCGGGCTTCGTCGTCGCCGAGCTGTTCGGGGCCCTGATCGGGCTGGCGCTGATGGGCTGGCTGCTCAGGCCCGAAACCGTTCAGCAATCAAGCCACTGA
- the panB gene encoding 3-methyl-2-oxobutanoate hydroxymethyltransferase, with the protein MSATAGSKALTVPQIVARKAKTPLVCLTAYTTPVAKLVDGFCDVVLVGDSVGMVLRGMPSTLGVTLEMMILHGKAVRRGLQSALMVVDMPFGSYEESPAQAFRNAALVVTETGAAAVKLEGGESVAETIRFLTARGIPVMGHVGLTPQAVNAFGGYRIQGQGEDAERILRDATAAAEAGAFAVILEKIPEALARLITEQVAIPTIGIGASPACDGQILVVDDMLGLFSAFRPRFVKRYAELGSDAEAAIAAYAKDVRERRFPALEHVFGHEPGAVTEGAAE; encoded by the coding sequence GTGAGCGCAACCGCGGGATCGAAGGCCTTGACGGTGCCGCAAATAGTGGCGCGGAAGGCCAAGACGCCACTTGTTTGCTTGACGGCGTACACAACGCCCGTCGCCAAGCTGGTCGACGGCTTTTGCGACGTGGTGCTGGTCGGTGACAGTGTCGGCATGGTGTTGCGCGGCATGCCTTCAACGCTCGGCGTCACGCTCGAAATGATGATCCTGCACGGCAAGGCCGTGCGGCGCGGACTTCAAAGCGCCCTGATGGTCGTCGACATGCCTTTTGGCTCTTACGAGGAAAGCCCGGCGCAGGCCTTCCGCAATGCGGCCCTGGTCGTGACCGAAACCGGAGCGGCGGCGGTCAAGCTCGAAGGCGGCGAAAGCGTCGCTGAAACAATCCGGTTTTTGACCGCGCGCGGCATACCCGTGATGGGCCATGTCGGCCTGACGCCGCAGGCGGTCAATGCTTTCGGCGGTTATCGCATTCAGGGACAAGGCGAGGATGCCGAACGGATCCTGCGTGATGCGACGGCGGCGGCCGAGGCTGGCGCATTCGCCGTCATACTTGAGAAGATACCGGAGGCTCTGGCTCGGCTGATTACAGAGCAAGTGGCCATCCCAACAATCGGCATCGGTGCATCGCCGGCCTGCGACGGGCAGATCCTTGTTGTCGACGACATGCTGGGTCTGTTTAGCGCTTTTCGTCCAAGATTCGTCAAACGGTACGCAGAACTTGGAAGCGACGCCGAGGCAGCGATCGCGGCATACGCAAAGGATGTGCGCGAGCGCCGCTTTCCAGCGCTTGAGCACGTCTTCGGCCACGAGCCGGGCGCAGTCACTGAAGGAGCAGCAGAATGA
- a CDS encoding IS701 family transposase → MVVVESIETTLGIWDASLREVKSRIRGLFPQERVATSAGLFLEGLLRDEHRKTGWMRAKAAGDPGPWRQQAILGRAKWDADALRDIVRKYALETLADSDAVLVIDETGFIKQGKTSCGVARQINGSTGKMANCQIGLFAAYVSRHGHAFIDRALYLPRAWTEDSARLARAHVPVGATFTTKSRMALDMIARTVGADVPLSWIAVDHVWGVDIEMALRRWCKGYVVGVSASHNFFLTRPAFSQQVGTAEDIARSVHPSQWRSLPLQEGLQGSETWAYCPFADLDVAEYDNARSGLWTAGLLIRRDANHAFRYFSTWSPAGTEIETLFAVRQCCKIAEDGLGAAKSELGLEHNETRSWHGWHRHVSLVMLAYAMVQTVRHKTGHWPSGPVGRFMVASRRFDRLPRIPKRPKPGSLGAVSITPWNDQSGECRRKPFLIKMPAKQ, encoded by the coding sequence TTGGTAGTGGTTGAATCGATTGAAACGACACTAGGGATATGGGACGCGTCACTTCGCGAAGTGAAGTCGCGCATCAGGGGGCTTTTCCCTCAGGAGCGAGTGGCGACTTCGGCCGGTTTGTTCCTTGAAGGCCTGCTCCGGGACGAGCACCGCAAGACCGGCTGGATGAGAGCTAAGGCTGCGGGCGACCCAGGGCCCTGGCGCCAACAGGCCATTCTCGGAAGGGCCAAATGGGACGCAGACGCTTTGCGCGACATCGTGCGTAAATATGCGCTCGAAACACTGGCCGACAGCGACGCAGTCCTCGTCATAGATGAGACGGGCTTCATCAAGCAGGGCAAGACGTCCTGTGGGGTAGCGCGGCAGATCAACGGCTCGACGGGCAAAATGGCAAATTGCCAGATCGGCCTGTTTGCGGCTTATGTGTCCAGGCACGGGCATGCATTCATTGACCGCGCCCTGTATCTTCCGAGGGCCTGGACGGAAGACTCCGCCCGCTTGGCGCGGGCCCACGTGCCTGTGGGCGCGACTTTCACAACAAAGTCCCGCATGGCGCTGGACATGATCGCACGCACTGTCGGTGCCGACGTACCTTTAAGCTGGATAGCTGTTGATCACGTCTGGGGTGTCGACATTGAGATGGCTCTGCGGCGCTGGTGCAAGGGCTACGTAGTTGGCGTCAGCGCGAGCCACAATTTCTTCCTCACCCGACCCGCTTTTTCCCAGCAGGTCGGGACGGCAGAAGACATCGCACGATCCGTCCATCCCTCTCAGTGGCGGAGCCTGCCTCTGCAAGAGGGCCTGCAAGGTTCCGAAACTTGGGCTTACTGCCCCTTCGCTGACCTGGATGTCGCGGAATACGATAACGCACGTTCTGGGCTTTGGACTGCAGGGCTCTTGATCCGGCGCGATGCGAACCATGCTTTCCGGTACTTTTCAACATGGTCTCCAGCAGGAACCGAAATCGAAACACTCTTCGCGGTGCGGCAATGTTGCAAGATCGCCGAGGACGGCCTCGGCGCGGCGAAGAGCGAACTGGGTCTCGAACATAACGAAACCCGTTCTTGGCACGGGTGGCATCGCCACGTCTCGCTGGTCATGCTGGCTTACGCGATGGTGCAGACCGTCCGTCACAAGACGGGCCACTGGCCCTCTGGACCGGTTGGACGATTCATGGTGGCCAGCCGCCGGTTCGACCGCTTGCCAAGGATCCCCAAGAGACCCAAACCGGGATCACTCGGCGCCGTGTCAATCACCCCCTGGAACGATCAATCTGGCGAATGTCGCCGTAAGCCATTCCTCATCAAAATGCCGGCCAAACAGTAG
- a CDS encoding DNA/RNA non-specific endonuclease, with protein sequence MAATNLFDERHRAVMIAAAKRWKAQPPTPATTQVTPSEQARYDARRSSFDQASELKAQGRLPVFVERKIGPTLDWYTLPPDDAARAAGRPVARIVANVDPKVDPVGFATGFMVSPNVLLTNWHVFPDPGSVRGTGANFLHDETASGVARGIIFEFDPDALFFSAEDLDFALVAVKPKAITGELLSSVNFLAINGSRSKILPGMPIRMIEYPDGGPKRYAMQNCRLLELRDDGFLRYETDTEEGSSGSACYSQMWEVVGLHHASIPKMRGTTILNKDGSAWSPGQPDDGIDWIANEGVRISALVKAFGGLVPTTPASKHLLDELLANTTDPTDEVAKLATPRAPEALLPPDPSKIFANTKGNVMGGVTMNFSGPVTIFVGSAVPASQLPQAAAEITRDEAIEKALRFDPNYDDREGYNPDFLENDITVPLPRISQERDQEMYKENGQTVVLKYHHFSLAMNASRRMQMWSAVNVDYDASKKTSSGRAFFGQDRWVFDPRIPQQYQLGDPDIYAPAKQIDRGHIVRREDNAWGDTPTEIEFANSDTFHFSNCTPQHAAFNRSQPGKQWPGVQGLWGGFENHIQRDLQTGDTRACIIAGPILDANDPSEDFGTGVVQYPLVFWKVVAVSARDTNGRRSLRTYGFRLSQKDVVDRFGVEFAPGEYARYQVALSAISEQAGVIFDDVLLRADTHAEA encoded by the coding sequence ATGGCCGCGACTAATTTGTTCGACGAGCGACACCGCGCGGTAATGATTGCGGCTGCAAAACGATGGAAAGCACAGCCGCCAACGCCTGCGACGACGCAAGTGACGCCTTCGGAACAGGCGCGCTACGACGCTCGCCGTTCGAGCTTTGATCAGGCGAGCGAACTGAAGGCACAAGGCCGTCTTCCGGTGTTCGTCGAGCGGAAGATAGGCCCTACCCTGGACTGGTACACCTTGCCGCCAGACGATGCTGCCCGAGCCGCTGGCCGGCCGGTCGCGCGCATCGTGGCCAACGTCGATCCCAAGGTCGATCCGGTCGGGTTTGCGACCGGGTTCATGGTCTCACCTAACGTTCTTCTGACCAACTGGCACGTATTTCCGGATCCCGGCTCGGTACGAGGAACCGGGGCCAACTTTCTTCATGATGAGACGGCATCGGGTGTCGCCCGAGGCATCATTTTCGAGTTTGATCCGGATGCCCTTTTCTTCTCGGCGGAGGATCTCGATTTCGCGCTCGTCGCGGTGAAGCCGAAGGCGATCACCGGCGAGCTTCTCTCCTCTGTCAACTTCCTGGCGATCAATGGATCGCGGTCAAAGATCCTGCCTGGAATGCCGATCCGGATGATCGAATATCCTGATGGCGGGCCAAAACGCTATGCGATGCAGAATTGCCGGCTGCTTGAGCTGCGGGACGACGGCTTCCTCCGGTACGAGACCGACACCGAGGAAGGATCATCGGGCTCCGCCTGCTATTCGCAGATGTGGGAGGTCGTCGGCTTGCACCACGCCTCCATCCCAAAAATGCGTGGCACCACGATCCTCAACAAGGATGGCTCTGCGTGGTCACCTGGGCAACCGGACGACGGAATAGACTGGATCGCTAACGAGGGTGTGCGGATAAGCGCATTGGTCAAGGCCTTCGGCGGGCTTGTGCCGACCACGCCCGCCTCCAAGCATCTTTTGGACGAATTGCTGGCCAACACGACCGATCCCACCGATGAGGTCGCGAAGCTGGCGACGCCTCGCGCGCCAGAAGCGCTGCTACCTCCTGATCCCTCCAAAATCTTCGCAAACACGAAAGGAAACGTGATGGGCGGCGTTACCATGAATTTTTCCGGACCAGTGACGATCTTCGTTGGTAGCGCCGTGCCGGCATCACAGCTTCCTCAGGCGGCGGCCGAGATCACGAGAGACGAGGCGATCGAGAAAGCACTTCGCTTCGACCCCAATTACGACGATCGAGAAGGCTATAACCCTGATTTCCTCGAAAACGATATCACCGTGCCGCTGCCTCGCATTTCGCAGGAACGGGACCAGGAGATGTATAAGGAAAATGGCCAGACCGTCGTGCTCAAGTACCATCACTTCAGCCTGGCAATGAACGCTTCCCGGCGAATGCAGATGTGGTCAGCGGTTAACGTCGATTACGATGCATCGAAAAAGACCTCCAGCGGCCGCGCCTTCTTCGGTCAGGATCGTTGGGTATTTGACCCGCGAATCCCGCAGCAATACCAGTTGGGTGATCCCGATATCTACGCGCCCGCCAAACAGATTGACCGGGGCCATATCGTGCGCCGGGAAGACAATGCCTGGGGTGATACGCCAACGGAAATCGAGTTTGCCAATTCCGACACGTTTCACTTCTCAAATTGCACGCCGCAGCACGCCGCCTTCAACCGCTCCCAACCGGGAAAGCAATGGCCGGGAGTTCAAGGCTTGTGGGGCGGCTTCGAAAATCACATTCAACGCGACTTGCAAACCGGTGACACGCGCGCCTGCATCATAGCGGGACCGATTTTGGACGCGAACGATCCGTCTGAGGATTTTGGGACCGGCGTCGTGCAGTATCCTCTTGTCTTTTGGAAAGTGGTTGCGGTCTCGGCGCGCGATACCAACGGGCGCCGGTCACTACGCACCTACGGCTTCAGGCTTTCCCAAAAGGATGTCGTCGACCGCTTCGGAGTGGAATTCGCGCCCGGCGAGTATGCACGCTATCAAGTCGCCCTGTCAGCCATAAGCGAACAGGCCGGCGTTATTTTTGACGATGTCCTCTTGCGCGCCGATACACACGCCGAGGCGTAA
- a CDS encoding MucR family transcriptional regulator gives MEEKTELSAVDLSSLTADIVSAYVRANAMPVDALPDLIASVNSALRGIVQPFSTEEPDLVPAVSRKRSVFPDYIVCLEDGRKLKSLKRHLRTHFNLTPDEYRAKWGLSADYPMVAANYAAHRSVIAKSVGLGRKTAGRKSSAKKQG, from the coding sequence ATTGAAGAGAAAACTGAACTGTCAGCTGTGGATTTGTCGTCTCTCACGGCCGATATCGTGTCGGCCTATGTCCGAGCCAACGCGATGCCTGTTGACGCTCTTCCGGATTTGATCGCCAGCGTGAATTCTGCCTTGAGGGGGATTGTACAGCCGTTTTCGACGGAAGAACCTGACCTCGTTCCGGCGGTCAGTCGAAAGCGGTCTGTGTTCCCCGATTATATCGTGTGCTTGGAGGACGGAAGGAAGCTCAAGTCTCTCAAACGGCATCTCAGAACGCATTTCAATCTGACACCCGACGAATACAGAGCAAAGTGGGGACTTTCCGCTGACTATCCGATGGTGGCGGCCAATTATGCCGCTCATCGGTCCGTCATTGCAAAGTCCGTTGGTCTTGGCCGCAAGACAGCCGGTCGTAAGTCATCTGCAAAAAAGCAAGGGTAA
- the arsC gene encoding arsenate reductase (glutaredoxin) (This arsenate reductase requires both glutathione and glutaredoxin to convert arsenate to arsenite, after which the efflux transporter formed by ArsA and ArsB can extrude the arsenite from the cell, providing resistance.) — MTITIYHNPACGTSRNTLAMIRASGEEPVVIEYLKTPPGRERLLELIAAMGITPRELLREKGTPYAELGLADPKWSDDELIDCMLAHPILINRPIVEAPKGTRLCRPSEAVLPLLDHPVREFVKEDGEKVDYT; from the coding sequence ATGACGATCACGATCTACCACAACCCCGCTTGCGGCACCTCGCGCAACACGCTCGCCATGATCCGCGCCAGCGGCGAGGAGCCGGTGGTCATCGAATATCTGAAGACGCCGCCGGGTCGCGAACGGCTGCTTGAGTTGATCGCGGCGATGGGCATCACCCCGCGTGAGCTGTTGCGGGAGAAGGGCACGCCTTATGCCGAGCTTGGGCTTGCCGATCCGAAATGGAGCGACGACGAGCTGATCGATTGCATGCTCGCCCACCCCATCCTGATCAACCGGCCGATCGTCGAGGCGCCCAAGGGAACGAGGCTCTGCCGGCCGTCGGAGGCGGTGCTACCTCTGCTCGACCATCCGGTGCGCGAATTCGTCAAGGAAGACGGCGAGAAGGTCGACTATACATAG